A genome region from Altererythrobacter aquiaggeris includes the following:
- a CDS encoding 3'(2'),5'-bisphosphate nucleotidase CysQ — protein sequence MIDTMRLEQIVREAGHMALGAWPGDGHVLESWEKNPGDPVSAADVAVDNFLRRELGSLLPSAGWLSEETADNDRRLAKGLCWVVDPIDGTRDFIRGRKGWAVSVALVSGGRPLMGTLVAPARGEVWSAVAGKGAWRNGQRLSASKCTRFKGARVPADSLMKEDQILTMVEKPNSIALRIAMVGANEADLVATLRWGWEWDVAAACLIAREAGAAVSDAFGGRLNYNKRDPREFGLLVCSPAIHGDAVAHLAARAKILAPKG from the coding sequence ATGATTGACACTATGCGCCTTGAACAGATTGTCCGCGAAGCCGGGCATATGGCGTTGGGCGCGTGGCCCGGCGATGGCCATGTGCTGGAAAGCTGGGAGAAGAATCCCGGCGATCCGGTAAGCGCGGCCGATGTCGCGGTCGATAATTTCCTCCGCCGCGAATTGGGGTCTTTGTTACCGTCGGCAGGATGGTTGAGCGAAGAAACCGCCGACAATGACAGGCGGTTGGCCAAGGGGCTGTGCTGGGTGGTTGATCCGATTGACGGGACGCGCGACTTTATCCGGGGGCGCAAGGGCTGGGCCGTGTCGGTGGCGCTGGTCAGCGGAGGAAGGCCGCTGATGGGAACTCTGGTTGCCCCGGCGCGCGGCGAGGTGTGGAGCGCGGTTGCGGGCAAGGGCGCATGGCGCAATGGCCAGCGGCTGAGCGCAAGCAAATGCACCAGGTTCAAAGGCGCGCGCGTACCCGCCGATTCGCTGATGAAAGAGGATCAGATCCTGACCATGGTCGAAAAACCCAATTCCATCGCACTGCGGATTGCCATGGTTGGCGCGAACGAGGCCGATCTGGTGGCGACATTGCGCTGGGGCTGGGAATGGGATGTCGCCGCAGCCTGCCTGATCGCGCGCGAGGCCGGTGCGGCGGTCAGCGATGCGTTTGGCGGTCGGCTCAATTACAACAAACGCGACCCGCGTGAGTTTGGTCTGCTGGTCTGTTCGCCGGCCATACACGGCGATGCCGTCGCGCATCTGGCGGCGCGGGCAAAAATCCTCGCGCCGAAGGGCTAA
- a CDS encoding electron transfer flavoprotein subunit alpha/FixB family protein: protein MKTLVWVEHDNSSVKDATLAAVTAAGEMGEVHLLVAGSGCGAVGEAAAKIAGVGKVHVADDPAYANALAENIAPLVADLMGHHDAFVAPATTTGKNIAPRVAALLDVMQISDILSVEGDKTFTRPIYAGNAIATVQSSDKKLVITVRGTAFDKAASEGGSGTVESVSGPTGDGTSAFVSAEIAKSERPELTSAKVIVSGGRALKDAATFEQYITPLADKLGAGIGASRAAVDAGYVPNDYQVGQTGKIVAPEVYIAVGISGAIQHLAGMKDSKTIIAINKDEDAPIFQVADIGLVGDLFKIVPELTEKL, encoded by the coding sequence ATGAAGACTCTCGTTTGGGTCGAGCACGACAACTCTTCGGTGAAGGATGCCACGTTGGCGGCTGTCACCGCCGCTGGCGAAATGGGCGAAGTCCATTTGCTGGTCGCCGGATCGGGCTGCGGCGCGGTTGGCGAAGCCGCCGCCAAAATTGCCGGTGTGGGCAAAGTCCATGTGGCCGATGACCCGGCCTATGCAAACGCGCTGGCCGAAAACATCGCCCCGCTGGTGGCCGATCTGATGGGCCATCACGATGCCTTCGTTGCGCCCGCCACGACCACCGGCAAGAATATCGCGCCGCGCGTTGCGGCCCTGCTCGACGTGATGCAGATTTCCGACATTCTTTCGGTCGAAGGCGACAAAACGTTTACGCGCCCGATTTACGCCGGCAACGCGATTGCAACTGTCCAGTCGAGCGATAAAAAGCTGGTGATCACCGTCCGCGGCACTGCATTCGACAAGGCTGCCAGCGAAGGCGGAAGCGGTACGGTCGAATCCGTGTCAGGCCCGACAGGCGACGGCACTTCGGCATTCGTGAGTGCGGAAATCGCCAAAAGCGAGCGTCCCGAACTTACCAGCGCCAAGGTCATCGTATCGGGCGGCCGCGCGCTGAAAGATGCCGCAACATTCGAGCAATACATCACACCGCTGGCAGACAAGCTGGGCGCAGGCATCGGTGCATCGCGCGCCGCGGTCGATGCGGGCTATGTGCCCAACGATTATCAGGTTGGCCAAACCGGCAAAATCGTAGCGCCCGAAGTCTATATCGCAGTCGGAATTTCAGGCGCGATCCAGCATCTGGCGGGTATGAAAGATTCCAAGACGATCATCGCGATCAACAAGGATGAAGACGCGCCGATCTTCCAGGTCGCGGATATCGGACTGGTGGGCGATCTGTTCAAGATTGTGCCGGAACTGACCGAAAAGCTGTAA
- the ileS gene encoding isoleucine--tRNA ligase — protein sequence MTDDSTKRDYKDTVFLPKTEFPMKAGLPQKEPGILARWQAADQYQKLREAREGREKFILHDGPPYANGDMHIGHALNHVLKDTVVRTQSLLGKDAPYVPGWDCHGLPIEWKVEELYRKKKKDKKDVPAKEFRAECRAYAQGWVDVQREQLKRLGIGGRWDKPYLTMRPEAEGQIVAELMKFAESGQLYRGSKPVMWSPVEETALAEAEVEYEDLTDSPQIDVAFEIVESPIAELVGAHAVIWTTTPWTIPVNQALAYGPDFPYVVFEQQSGEQAGRRFLIAAVQYEAFCERTDLGHLPLDPSETAEGILRSYSGSELAGTIVRHPMHHLGGFYAKPRPMLPGEFVTTDSGTGIVHMAPDHGEDDFELCKANGIDPVFAVERDGRYRDDWLWLGGDDDRRRSVINKPFNAPDGPICNDLREAGALLSASADYKHSYPHSWRSKAKLIYRCTPQWFIGMDEKLSSDATLRETAMQAIADTRFIPEKGRNRLRSMVEGRPDWLISRQRAWGVPIALFVHRETGQLLVDRAVNNRIVAAITAEGVDAWDEARAAELLGPDRDPEDYEMIADILDVWFDSGCTHAFVLESDEWPELQSPADLYLEGSDQHRGWFQSSLLESCGTRGRAPYKAVLTHGFTMDPKGMKMSKSLGNTVDPLKVMEQYGADIIRLWALSVDYTEDHRIGDEILKGVGDSYRKLRNTFRYMLGGLSDFDEAERVAVADMPELERYVLALLGQLDAKLRRAVDDVDFNIYTRSLIDFMNEDLSAFFFDIRKDRLYCDAPGDLDRRAYRTVMHILFEALVRYAAPVMVFTAEEIWQTRYPDGESVHFLEWPDVPAADADASRWNALRDLREKVMEAIEPLRRDKIIRSGLEAEVTVPQNAVPEGFSDADLAELFITASVTRAQVDGVNIARTSYDKCGRCWRLLPEVADDGALCDRCDDVVTRLDAAA from the coding sequence ATGACCGACGACAGCACAAAGCGGGATTACAAGGACACGGTTTTCCTGCCGAAAACCGAGTTTCCGATGAAGGCCGGGCTTCCGCAGAAGGAACCGGGCATTCTGGCGCGCTGGCAAGCGGCGGATCAGTATCAGAAATTGCGCGAGGCGCGCGAAGGCCGCGAGAAGTTCATCCTCCACGACGGCCCGCCCTACGCCAATGGCGACATGCATATCGGCCATGCGCTGAACCATGTGCTCAAAGACACGGTTGTCCGCACGCAGAGCCTGCTGGGCAAGGATGCGCCTTATGTGCCGGGCTGGGATTGCCACGGCCTGCCGATCGAATGGAAGGTGGAGGAACTCTACCGCAAGAAGAAGAAAGACAAGAAGGACGTCCCGGCAAAGGAATTCCGCGCCGAATGCCGCGCCTATGCGCAAGGCTGGGTCGATGTGCAGCGCGAACAGCTGAAACGCCTCGGCATCGGCGGACGGTGGGACAAACCCTATCTGACCATGCGGCCCGAAGCCGAAGGGCAGATCGTGGCCGAGCTGATGAAATTCGCCGAGAGCGGCCAGCTCTATCGCGGGTCCAAGCCGGTGATGTGGTCGCCGGTCGAGGAGACGGCACTGGCGGAGGCCGAGGTCGAATATGAAGACCTGACCGACAGCCCGCAGATCGATGTGGCGTTCGAGATTGTCGAATCGCCGATTGCGGAATTGGTCGGCGCTCATGCGGTAATCTGGACGACGACGCCGTGGACGATTCCGGTGAACCAGGCTTTGGCTTATGGACCGGATTTCCCATACGTCGTATTTGAGCAGCAATCTGGCGAGCAAGCTGGAAGGCGATTCTTAATTGCTGCTGTTCAATATGAGGCGTTTTGCGAACGGACCGATTTAGGGCATTTGCCGCTCGATCCAAGCGAAACTGCCGAAGGGATTCTTCGTAGCTACTCAGGCTCCGAACTAGCCGGAACCATCGTTCGCCACCCGATGCACCATCTCGGCGGGTTCTACGCCAAGCCGCGCCCGATGCTGCCCGGCGAATTTGTTACCACCGACAGCGGCACCGGCATCGTCCATATGGCTCCCGATCACGGCGAGGACGATTTCGAGCTGTGCAAGGCTAATGGCATTGATCCGGTTTTCGCTGTCGAGCGCGACGGGCGATACCGCGACGACTGGTTGTGGCTGGGCGGCGATGATGACCGGCGACGCAGTGTCATCAACAAGCCCTTCAACGCGCCTGACGGACCGATCTGCAACGATCTGCGCGAGGCGGGCGCGCTGCTTTCCGCCAGTGCTGACTACAAGCACAGCTATCCGCATTCATGGCGCAGCAAAGCCAAGCTGATTTATCGCTGCACCCCGCAATGGTTCATCGGCATGGACGAGAAGCTTTCGAGCGATGCTACCTTGCGTGAAACCGCAATGCAGGCCATCGCCGATACGCGCTTCATTCCTGAAAAGGGCCGTAATCGCCTGCGCTCTATGGTCGAGGGCCGCCCGGACTGGCTGATCAGCCGCCAGCGCGCATGGGGTGTGCCGATTGCGCTGTTTGTCCACCGTGAGACGGGCCAGCTATTGGTCGATCGCGCGGTGAACAACCGGATCGTCGCTGCTATTACAGCCGAAGGGGTGGATGCTTGGGATGAAGCCCGCGCCGCAGAGCTTCTTGGGCCGGATCGCGACCCTGAAGATTACGAGATGATCGCCGATATTCTCGACGTGTGGTTTGACAGCGGCTGCACCCATGCATTCGTGCTCGAATCGGATGAGTGGCCCGAACTGCAATCGCCGGCGGACCTCTATCTGGAAGGCAGCGACCAGCATCGCGGCTGGTTCCAATCGTCGCTGCTCGAAAGCTGCGGGACGCGCGGCCGGGCGCCTTACAAGGCTGTTCTGACACACGGGTTCACGATGGATCCCAAGGGCATGAAGATGTCGAAAAGTCTGGGCAATACTGTCGATCCGCTAAAAGTGATGGAACAGTACGGCGCGGACATCATCCGGCTGTGGGCGCTATCGGTCGATTACACCGAAGACCACCGGATCGGCGATGAAATCCTCAAGGGTGTGGGTGACAGTTACCGGAAATTACGCAATACTTTCCGTTACATGCTGGGCGGTCTGAGTGATTTTGACGAGGCCGAGCGGGTTGCGGTGGCCGATATGCCCGAGCTGGAACGCTACGTGCTGGCGCTGCTGGGGCAGCTCGATGCGAAGCTGCGCCGCGCGGTGGACGATGTCGATTTCAACATCTACACCCGTTCACTGATCGACTTCATGAACGAAGACCTTTCGGCGTTCTTCTTCGATATCCGCAAGGACCGGCTCTATTGCGATGCCCCGGGTGATCTCGATCGCCGCGCCTATCGCACCGTGATGCACATATTGTTCGAGGCACTCGTGCGCTATGCCGCGCCGGTGATGGTCTTTACCGCCGAGGAAATCTGGCAAACCCGCTATCCTGACGGCGAGAGTGTGCATTTCCTCGAATGGCCGGATGTTCCGGCGGCAGACGCCGATGCTTCACGCTGGAATGCGCTGCGCGACCTGCGCGAGAAAGTGATGGAAGCCATCGAACCCCTGCGCCGCGACAAAATCATCCGCTCGGGCCTCGAGGCTGAAGTTACCGTTCCCCAAAACGCCGTCCCCGAAGGTTTCAGCGATGCCGATTTGGCCGAGCTGTTCATCACCGCGTCAGTCACGCGCGCGCAGGTGGACGGGGTGAATATCGCGCGGACATCCTATGACAAATGCGGTCGCTGCTGGCGGCTGCTCCCCGAAGTGGCGGACGATGGCGCGCTGTGCGATCGCTGCGATGATGTTGTTACCAGACTGGATGCCGCAGCATGA
- a CDS encoding hemolysin family protein translates to MNPFPWTDLLIIAGLIVLNGVFAMSELAIVSARTAKLKAKVEEGSSSASTAIALAADPGKFLSTVQIGITLVGIIAGAYSGSTLGGPVGERLELLGVSPDAAPDAGFALVIVLTTYFSLVVGELVPKQVALRLAIPIALIMAKPMAFIARVAAPVVWVLDKSSSLLVRLLGVRSSGQGAINAEELHMIFAEATRTGVIEEEDRAIITGVMRLADRPVREVMTPRTELDFIDAGADDAGIRAAIDASPHSLLPVVDGSSDKVLGVVKVREVQAVMLAGRDVDLAAMMRKPEIMPDQIDAMDALRSLQQSDVAMAMVHDEYGHLEGIVTPVDLLSALVGSFASDQDEGDVPHVIERADGTLLVAGSLPADQLAEMLDLDLPDDREFATAAGYVLWVLKKLPAEGEVFLDQGWKFEVLDLDGRKIDKLLVSQDPAAVMAAEAAQT, encoded by the coding sequence GTGAACCCATTTCCTTGGACAGACTTGCTTATCATCGCCGGGTTGATCGTGCTCAACGGTGTGTTTGCCATGTCGGAACTCGCCATCGTTTCCGCCCGGACAGCCAAATTGAAGGCCAAGGTGGAGGAAGGCAGCAGTTCCGCCAGCACCGCAATCGCGCTTGCCGCCGACCCGGGAAAATTCCTTTCCACCGTGCAGATCGGCATTACGCTGGTGGGCATCATCGCGGGCGCTTATTCGGGGTCCACGCTTGGCGGGCCGGTGGGTGAGCGGCTGGAATTGCTTGGTGTGTCGCCCGATGCCGCGCCCGATGCCGGGTTTGCTTTGGTGATTGTGCTGACGACCTATTTCAGCCTCGTGGTTGGCGAACTGGTGCCCAAACAGGTGGCATTGCGGCTGGCGATACCGATTGCGCTGATTATGGCCAAGCCGATGGCATTCATCGCGCGGGTGGCCGCGCCGGTTGTCTGGGTGTTGGATAAAAGCTCCAGTCTGCTGGTCCGTTTGCTTGGCGTGCGCAGCAGCGGGCAGGGCGCGATCAATGCCGAAGAATTGCACATGATTTTTGCCGAAGCCACCCGCACCGGTGTGATCGAGGAGGAAGACCGCGCGATCATCACCGGCGTCATGCGGTTGGCCGACAGGCCTGTGCGCGAAGTCATGACACCGCGTACAGAGCTTGATTTTATCGATGCGGGTGCTGACGATGCGGGCATTCGCGCTGCAATCGACGCCAGCCCGCATTCGCTGTTGCCCGTGGTGGATGGATCCAGCGACAAGGTGCTGGGCGTGGTAAAGGTCCGCGAAGTTCAGGCAGTGATGCTGGCGGGCCGCGATGTCGATCTGGCTGCCATGATGCGCAAGCCGGAAATCATGCCCGACCAGATCGATGCGATGGACGCGCTACGCAGTCTGCAGCAGTCCGATGTCGCGATGGCCATGGTGCACGATGAATACGGTCATCTGGAAGGCATCGTCACACCGGTCGATCTGCTCAGCGCGCTGGTCGGCAGTTTCGCCAGCGATCAGGACGAAGGCGATGTTCCGCACGTGATCGAGCGCGCCGACGGCACATTGCTGGTGGCCGGGTCTTTGCCCGCAGACCAGCTTGCCGAAATGCTCGATCTGGATCTGCCCGACGACCGCGAATTTGCGACAGCCGCAGGCTATGTGCTGTGGGTGCTCAAGAAACTGCCCGCAGAGGGCGAGGTTTTCCTGGATCAGGGCTGGAAGTTCGAAGTGCTTGACCTCGACGGGCGCAAGATCGACAAATTACTGGTTTCGCAAGACCCGGCAGCGGTAATGGCTGCCGAAGCCGCGCAAACCTAG
- the sucC gene encoding ADP-forming succinate--CoA ligase subunit beta — protein MNIHEYQAKELLAKYGLGIPAGHAALTVDEAVAAAKKLPGPLFVVKAQIHAGGRGKGKFAELGPDAKGGVRLAKSIEDVESDAKEMLGNTLVTIQTGDAGKQVNRLYVTDGVDIEQEYYLAMLVDRASGRVAMVASTEGGMDIEDVAHNTPEKITTITIDPATGFMPHHGRAVAFALQLTGDLNKQCQKMAAQLYTAFMDLDTEMLEINPLVETKDGQLLVLDTKMSFDGNALYRHPEVEAMRDETEEDPAEVEASKHDLAYIKLDGNIGCMVNGAGLAMATMDIIKLNGAFPANFLDVGGGATKEKVTAAFKIILKDPAVEGILVNIFGGIMKCDIIADGIVAAAKEVNLSVPLVVRLEGTNVQQGKDILANSGLPIVAADDLGDAARKIVAEVKQAAWAPSAINPIA, from the coding sequence ATGAACATTCACGAATATCAGGCCAAGGAACTACTCGCGAAATACGGCCTCGGCATTCCTGCCGGCCACGCCGCGCTGACAGTGGACGAAGCTGTGGCGGCTGCGAAGAAACTGCCCGGGCCGCTCTTTGTCGTGAAGGCACAAATTCACGCGGGCGGCCGCGGCAAGGGCAAGTTTGCCGAACTGGGCCCCGATGCCAAGGGCGGCGTTCGGCTCGCCAAGAGCATCGAAGATGTCGAATCGGATGCCAAGGAAATGCTCGGCAATACGCTGGTGACTATCCAGACGGGTGATGCGGGCAAGCAGGTAAACCGGCTGTATGTGACCGACGGCGTCGATATCGAACAGGAATATTACCTCGCGATGCTGGTCGACCGTGCATCGGGCCGCGTTGCGATGGTCGCATCAACCGAAGGCGGCATGGATATCGAAGATGTCGCGCATAACACGCCCGAAAAAATCACCACGATCACGATCGATCCGGCAACCGGCTTCATGCCGCACCATGGCCGCGCCGTGGCGTTTGCGCTGCAATTGACGGGCGATCTGAACAAGCAATGCCAGAAAATGGCCGCCCAACTTTACACCGCCTTCATGGATCTCGACACCGAGATGCTGGAAATCAATCCGTTGGTGGAGACGAAAGACGGCCAGTTGCTCGTCCTCGACACCAAGATGAGCTTTGACGGCAATGCGCTCTATCGCCACCCCGAAGTCGAAGCGATGCGCGACGAAACCGAAGAAGACCCGGCAGAAGTCGAAGCGAGCAAGCACGATCTTGCCTATATCAAGCTGGACGGCAACATCGGCTGCATGGTCAATGGCGCAGGCCTTGCGATGGCGACGATGGATATTATCAAGCTGAACGGTGCATTCCCCGCCAACTTCCTCGACGTAGGCGGCGGCGCGACCAAGGAGAAGGTCACCGCAGCATTCAAGATCATCCTGAAGGACCCGGCTGTCGAGGGCATTCTGGTCAACATCTTCGGCGGGATCATGAAATGCGACATTATCGCTGACGGGATCGTTGCCGCGGCTAAGGAAGTGAACCTGTCGGTGCCGCTGGTCGTCCGCCTCGAAGGCACCAATGTACAGCAGGGCAAAGACATCCTTGCCAATTCGGGCCTGCCCATTGTGGCGGCTGATGACCTGGGCGACGCTGCACGCAAGATCGTCGCCGAAGTGAAACAAGCGGCCTGGGCGCCGTCCGCTATAAATCCAATCGCGTAA
- a CDS encoding electron transfer flavoprotein subunit beta/FixA family protein, producing MKILVPVKRVIDYNVKPRVKADGSGVDLANVKMSMNPFDEIAVEEAIRIKEAGKAEEIIAVSIGPAKATETLRTALAMGADRAILVQTDDEVEPLAVAKILKAIADAEQPGLIMLGKQAIDDDSNQTGQMLAALMGRPQGTFANTVEVEGDSVTVKREVDGGLETVKLSLPAVITTDLRLNEPRYASLPNIMKAKKKPLDEKTPADYGVDTAPRLTTKHVAEPPVRQAGIKVADVDGLVAKIKAMGIA from the coding sequence ATGAAAATCCTCGTCCCCGTAAAACGGGTGATCGATTACAATGTTAAACCTCGCGTCAAGGCGGATGGTTCGGGCGTCGATCTGGCCAACGTGAAGATGAGCATGAACCCGTTTGACGAGATTGCTGTCGAAGAAGCGATCCGGATCAAGGAAGCGGGCAAGGCTGAGGAAATCATCGCGGTTTCCATCGGCCCCGCGAAGGCAACCGAAACGCTGCGCACTGCGCTGGCGATGGGTGCCGACCGCGCGATATTGGTGCAAACCGATGATGAAGTCGAACCGCTGGCGGTCGCGAAAATCCTCAAGGCAATTGCCGATGCAGAACAGCCCGGTCTGATTATGCTGGGCAAGCAGGCAATTGATGATGACAGCAACCAGACCGGCCAGATGCTCGCTGCATTGATGGGCCGCCCGCAAGGCACTTTCGCCAACACTGTCGAAGTGGAAGGTGACAGTGTGACTGTGAAGCGCGAAGTCGATGGCGGGCTTGAAACCGTCAAGCTATCGCTACCCGCGGTCATCACGACGGATTTGCGCCTTAACGAACCGCGATACGCCTCGCTGCCCAACATCATGAAGGCCAAGAAAAAGCCGCTGGATGAAAAAACTCCGGCGGATTACGGTGTTGATACTGCGCCGCGCCTGACGACCAAGCACGTCGCCGAACCGCCAGTGCGGCAGGCCGGCATCAAGGTCGCAGATGTCGATGGACTGGTCGCCAAGATCAAGGCAATGGGTATTGCGTAA
- the lspA gene encoding signal peptidase II, with protein sequence MTTLFNKGRLIGLAIAILIFVLDQFIKYYVTGPLGLNQLGDTKELIPFFDLTFAQNFGVSLGMFEATSTEMRWALVAVTSLIALVVFVWIMREKALGDIIGLSLILGGALGNIRDRFNLGYVVDYADLHIGTFRPFLIFNLADAAITIGVLIILARAFFLRDKDADEMAAEPATEN encoded by the coding sequence ATGACCACGCTTTTCAACAAAGGCCGGCTGATCGGCCTGGCAATTGCCATCCTGATTTTCGTGCTTGACCAGTTTATCAAATATTATGTCACCGGCCCGCTCGGTCTGAACCAGTTAGGCGACACGAAAGAGCTGATCCCGTTCTTCGATCTGACGTTTGCGCAAAATTTCGGCGTTTCGCTTGGCATGTTCGAAGCCACTTCAACCGAAATGCGCTGGGCGCTGGTGGCGGTCACCAGTCTGATTGCGCTGGTCGTGTTCGTGTGGATCATGCGCGAGAAGGCCTTGGGAGACATTATCGGCCTGTCGCTCATCCTTGGCGGCGCGCTGGGCAATATCCGCGACCGCTTCAATCTGGGCTATGTCGTCGATTATGCCGATCTGCATATCGGCACATTCCGGCCCTTCCTGATTTTCAACCTTGCCGATGCTGCTATAACCATCGGCGTATTGATCATCCTTGCGCGCGCGTTCTTCCTGCGCGACAAGGATGCCGACGAAATGGCCGCCGAGCCGGCTACGGAGAATTAA
- a CDS encoding OmpA family protein, which yields MNKSKLLISSLAALSLATVSGCVTDPNTGEKKISRTVLGGAGGTVLGGLLGGVIGGKTGRIIGAGVGGVAGGVVGYKMDQQIKELKEQTAGSGVDVSETDGGSAILVNLPDGVTFATGSYTINPTFRETLVTVANSLQQYPDSLIDVYGHTDSTGSDAFNQRLSEQRAQAVANYLVQRGVSAARIRSQGFGETQPIASNDTDSGRSLNRRVEIKIIPITQEDVQAARQGN from the coding sequence ATGAACAAATCCAAACTCTTAATTTCGAGCCTGGCCGCATTATCGCTGGCGACCGTATCCGGCTGTGTGACCGATCCGAACACTGGTGAGAAGAAAATCTCGCGCACGGTTCTCGGCGGCGCGGGCGGCACAGTCCTGGGCGGATTACTAGGCGGTGTTATCGGCGGCAAAACCGGGCGCATCATCGGCGCCGGTGTCGGCGGCGTTGCCGGGGGCGTGGTTGGTTACAAGATGGACCAACAGATCAAGGAATTGAAGGAACAGACCGCCGGTTCGGGCGTGGATGTTTCGGAAACCGACGGCGGTTCGGCCATTCTGGTCAACCTGCCCGACGGCGTGACTTTCGCGACCGGCAGCTACACCATCAATCCGACTTTCCGCGAGACACTGGTAACTGTTGCCAACAGCCTGCAACAATATCCCGATAGTCTGATCGACGTATATGGTCACACCGATTCAACCGGTTCGGATGCTTTCAACCAGCGTCTTTCCGAACAGCGTGCGCAGGCGGTTGCCAACTATCTGGTGCAGCGCGGCGTAAGCGCTGCCCGTATCCGTTCGCAAGGATTTGGCGAAACACAACCGATTGCAAGCAATGACACCGATTCGGGCCGTTCGCTGAACCGCCGCGTCGAAATCAAGATCATTCCGATTACGCAGGAAGATGTTCAGGCTGCCCGTCAAGGCAACTGA
- a CDS encoding DUF6265 family protein, whose translation MRFLLPILLCVAACAPVAAQETRIAPADHAPPGATIADMEWLAGQWTGTGIADAPAHESWLPAVGGTMVGTFVQEDGEGGIRFTEHLYLMEEGGSLVLRLKHFNADLTGWEEKDDTTAFRLVAMEPGAAFFHGLTLRKDGEDGLVAAVRMRQKDGSSSELIFRFTRLDL comes from the coding sequence ATGCGATTCCTTTTGCCGATACTGCTGTGCGTCGCCGCTTGCGCGCCCGTTGCGGCGCAGGAAACGCGAATCGCGCCAGCGGACCACGCGCCGCCCGGCGCCACAATAGCAGATATGGAATGGCTGGCGGGACAATGGACCGGCACAGGAATTGCCGATGCTCCCGCGCATGAAAGCTGGCTCCCCGCAGTCGGCGGCACGATGGTCGGGACTTTTGTTCAGGAAGACGGCGAAGGTGGTATCCGCTTTACCGAACATCTCTATCTGATGGAGGAAGGAGGCAGTCTTGTGCTGCGGCTCAAACACTTCAACGCCGATCTCACCGGTTGGGAAGAAAAGGACGATACGACCGCCTTTCGTTTAGTCGCCATGGAGCCGGGGGCGGCATTCTTCCACGGCCTGACATTGCGCAAGGACGGCGAGGACGGCCTCGTCGCCGCTGTGCGAATGCGCCAGAAAGATGGCTCGTCCAGCGAGCTCATCTTCCGGTTTACGCGATTGGATTTATAG
- a CDS encoding DUF3035 domain-containing protein, with the protein MRKTTTFALLAASAAMLAGCGGGGILNRDRPDEFAVQRQAPLVIPPDFTLTPPAPGAPRPAEGSASEQALDVLFGGPAPRSAVETSALDRAGPAMPGIRSAVGDPATNTVAKGRITQDIVSAPEGDGQVAQAVIPG; encoded by the coding sequence ATGCGCAAGACCACCACATTCGCTCTATTAGCTGCCTCAGCCGCCATGTTGGCGGGTTGCGGTGGCGGCGGCATTCTCAACCGTGACCGGCCCGATGAATTTGCCGTACAGCGTCAGGCGCCGCTGGTTATCCCGCCCGATTTCACACTGACCCCGCCAGCGCCCGGTGCCCCGCGCCCGGCCGAAGGTTCCGCGAGCGAGCAGGCACTGGATGTGTTGTTCGGCGGTCCGGCCCCGCGCAGTGCGGTGGAAACCAGCGCGCTGGACCGCGCCGGTCCGGCAATGCCCGGTATTCGCAGTGCAGTGGGTGATCCTGCGACCAACACGGTCGCCAAGGGCCGGATAACGCAAGATATCGTGTCCGCTCCCGAAGGTGACGGACAGGTCGCGCAGGCTGTAATCCCGGGCTAG